The Peribacillus simplex genome contains the following window.
GATTCATCGGTTTCATTTTAGCCGTAATATGGCTCACTCCGTTTTATTTAATGATTGTCAATGCTTTTAAAATGAAGCGGGATATATTTGCCGATACACTGGGACTGCCTGAAACCTGGACATTCGAAAACTTCATTCAAGCTTTCGAGCAATTGGATTTCCTTCGGACTTTATTCAATTCTTTATTGATATCGGGCGTCAGTGTAGTCATTATTATCATCTTTTCTGCGATGGCCGCATATGCACTTTCCCGAAACAAAAGTAAAATAAGTTCCTTGCTTTTCTTTGTGTTTGTAGCAGCCATGTTGATTCCGTTTCAGTCTGTGATGATACCGCTTGTTGCCCAATTTGGTCAGCTGGGGATGTTGAATAAGGCCGGACTGATTTTCATGTATTTAGGTTTTGGCTGCAGTCTTTCCATATTCCTATACCATGGTACATTAAAAGGGATTCCCATCTCTCTTGATGAAGCAGCTAAAATTGATGGTGCTAACCGGTTTCAAGTATTTTGGCATATCATCTTTCCATTATTAAAACCGATGTCCATTACAGTTGGGATCTTAAATGTCATTTGGATATGGAATGACTATTTGTTGCCATCCCTTGTTATTGGTGGCGAGGGATCGGAGACCATTCCGCTTAAATTGTTCTTCTTTTTCGGGCAATATACGAAACAATGGCATCTTGCCTTGGCTGGACTTACTTTATCCATCATTCCAGTCATCATTGCGTATTTTTTTGCTCAAAGGCAAATTATCAAAGGAATTGCAGATGGAGCCGTTAAATAACTATTTAAATATAGGGAATATTAAACCATATGCGGTGAACGGGGAGTGGTGATGAATATGTCTGTTACAATAAAGGACGTTGCCAAAAAAGCGAATGTCGCTCCATCAACGGTATCGCGTGTAATTCATAACAGCCCGACAATAAGTGAAAAGACAAAGCGTAAGGTACGCAAGGTATTAAAAGAAATGGGCTATCATATGAATGAAAATGCCCGCAACTTAGTCACGAAGTCCACAAAAGCCATTGGAATCGTCATGAAAAGTTCCGCAAGGGAATCACTTTATAATCCCTTTTTTCCAGAAGTGATCCGAGGCATCGGGGATTTCTGCAATAAAGAGGGGTACAGCCTTTCTCTGACAACCGGCGAGACGGAGGATGCCATCTTTGAGGATGTCGTGAAAATGGTTCAGGGCAGAAGAGTGGATGGCATGATTGTTTTATACTCTAAAAAGGACGATAAAGTAGTGCCGTATTTAATAAAGCAAGGCTTTCCATTTGTTTTGATAGGGAAGCCAAGTACGAACTTCGGCGGCATCACATTCATTGATAACGATAATGTTCAAGCGGCCAGGGAAGTTTCGGAGTTTGTAATCAGCCTTGGACATGAGCGAATCGCCTTTTTAGGAGGCAGTCCAGAGTTTGAAGTGATTCAAGCCCGCTTGACAGGGTTTCAACAAGCGATGGAGCAGGCTGGATTAGATGTGCCACAGGAATATATCAAATTGATCCCTTTAAATCGAACAGATGGAATAAAGGCGATTGATGAATTGCTGGAATTAAGTAAGGCTCCAACCGCTTTTTTGGTTATGGATCTTTTATTGGGAGTTCTTTTGCTTGGAGTTTTAGCTGAAAAGAACTTGAAAGTGCCAGAGCAAATTAGTGTCGTCTGTTTTAATCACTCAGAATTCATAGAATTTTTAAGTACGCCGCTTACAACGGTTGATATCCATACGTATCAGTTAGGGTATGAGGCGGCAAAATGCGTGTTCGATCTCATTGCAAATCCTGAAATGATGGAAAAAAGTATAAGGATCCCTACCAAAATCATAAAGCGGGAGTCGCATTTTGTTGCCAAAAAGGAAATTAAATGAAAAATGTAGAAATGTTTTACTAATTAAAGCTTGATTTTTGCTAACATAAATTTACAATATAGATTATCACTATTATTTTTGAAAATTCAACTTTCTATAAGCCAATAAGTATGATCTGATAATCGACTAAGGTTTGATCACATTTAACGCAAACGTTTGCGTTAAGAATAAAGAGGTAATAGTTAACATACGAGCAAGAGCTAGATGCCGACAAATTGATATGGAGGAGATTGTTCATGAGAGTCCTAGTATGGAATGAGTTTCGCCACGAGAAAACAAAGCCTGAAGTAGCCGAAGTATATCCAGATGGAATCCATGGGGCAATTTCCGGCTTTTTACAAAGTGAGCAGGTCGAAGTGAGGACGGCCACTCTCGATGAAGAAGAGCATGGATTAACCGAAGAAGCACTGAAACGAACGGATGTACTTCTATGGTGGGGACATGTAGCACATGATGAAGTTCAGGATGAAATCGTTATGAGGG
Protein-coding sequences here:
- a CDS encoding carbohydrate ABC transporter permease, whose amino-acid sequence is MRKKWKLWLVGFIGFILAVIWLTPFYLMIVNAFKMKRDIFADTLGLPETWTFENFIQAFEQLDFLRTLFNSLLISGVSVVIIIIFSAMAAYALSRNKSKISSLLFFVFVAAMLIPFQSVMIPLVAQFGQLGMLNKAGLIFMYLGFGCSLSIFLYHGTLKGIPISLDEAAKIDGANRFQVFWHIIFPLLKPMSITVGILNVIWIWNDYLLPSLVIGGEGSETIPLKLFFFFGQYTKQWHLALAGLTLSIIPVIIAYFFAQRQIIKGIADGAVK
- a CDS encoding LacI family DNA-binding transcriptional regulator, coding for MSVTIKDVAKKANVAPSTVSRVIHNSPTISEKTKRKVRKVLKEMGYHMNENARNLVTKSTKAIGIVMKSSARESLYNPFFPEVIRGIGDFCNKEGYSLSLTTGETEDAIFEDVVKMVQGRRVDGMIVLYSKKDDKVVPYLIKQGFPFVLIGKPSTNFGGITFIDNDNVQAAREVSEFVISLGHERIAFLGGSPEFEVIQARLTGFQQAMEQAGLDVPQEYIKLIPLNRTDGIKAIDELLELSKAPTAFLVMDLLLGVLLLGVLAEKNLKVPEQISVVCFNHSEFIEFLSTPLTTVDIHTYQLGYEAAKCVFDLIANPEMMEKSIRIPTKIIKRESHFVAKKEIK